From Treponema sp. OMZ 787:
ATGGCAAAGAGAATTAGTGTAAAATTAGTAAAAAGTACAATCGGTCAAAAGCAGCCGGTTTGTTCGACTATCCGCTCTTTGGGATTAAAAAAGCTTAATTCCACAGTTGAGCATGATGCAAATCCTGCCGTTTTAGGTATGGTAAAACGCGTTGCTCACTTGGTTGAAGTTAAGGAGTTAAACTAATGTCCGAATTTAATTTAACTGT
This genomic window contains:
- the rpmD gene encoding 50S ribosomal protein L30 — its product is MAKRISVKLVKSTIGQKQPVCSTIRSLGLKKLNSTVEHDANPAVLGMVKRVAHLVEVKELN